Proteins encoded in a region of the Novibacillus thermophilus genome:
- a CDS encoding HTTM domain-containing protein translates to MNKVLSFNRLSAFVSWAAKDRFLIGTSILRIVFGIIILYNYLMHYFQRYLLFSDVGITDYDPAIFSLYNFSASLLYFDIVYHLGILVTILFILGYRGRVVSILTFVFYFSLYQRIGYIGDGGDNLMRIILFFMMFTNNTAHFSLDRRRKKRRRFPKKTLGKLLNSTIHNYAVAACVIQLCLVYYISAFYQVMGEKWNSGTALYYISQVESYSLPLFSAISENHLYLSIILTYATIVIKLAFPLLIFNRITKIISVLAMCAFHLGILFGMGLLTFSLIMISVEFLLFTDREYKQYYCKIRSLIKAFTGGIKNRWHQLGAKKAFSANPYTESSRSIVREKQ, encoded by the coding sequence GTGAACAAAGTGCTCTCATTCAATCGGCTGTCAGCCTTTGTTTCGTGGGCGGCAAAAGACCGCTTTTTAATTGGAACGAGTATCTTGAGAATCGTTTTCGGAATTATTATCCTCTACAATTATTTAATGCATTATTTTCAAAGGTATTTGTTGTTCAGCGACGTAGGCATCACGGATTACGATCCAGCTATCTTTTCGCTGTACAACTTCAGTGCGTCCTTACTGTATTTTGACATTGTCTACCACTTGGGAATTCTGGTGACGATTTTATTCATCTTGGGCTACAGGGGGCGCGTTGTCAGCATCTTAACCTTCGTATTCTACTTTTCGCTATACCAGCGCATCGGTTACATCGGCGATGGCGGAGACAACTTAATGCGCATTATTTTATTTTTCATGATGTTTACAAATAATACCGCGCACTTTTCTTTAGATAGAAGAAGGAAAAAGAGACGTCGCTTTCCGAAAAAAACGCTTGGGAAACTGTTAAACAGCACTATACATAACTATGCGGTGGCTGCGTGCGTGATACAGCTCTGTTTAGTTTATTACATCTCAGCATTCTATCAAGTCATGGGCGAGAAGTGGAACTCTGGTACAGCTTTGTACTACATTTCTCAAGTTGAATCCTATTCTCTCCCCTTATTTTCCGCCATCAGTGAAAATCACCTTTATTTGTCAATCATTCTCACGTATGCCACCATCGTCATAAAGTTAGCTTTTCCGCTCCTAATATTCAACCGCATAACCAAAATAATTTCTGTGCTTGCTATGTGCGCCTTTCATCTAGGTATTTTGTTCGGAATGGGTTTACTCACTTTTTCATTGATTATGATATCGGTAGAATTTCTTTTATTCACGGACAGGGAGTACAAACAGTACTACTGTAAAATCCGTTCATTGATAAAAGCTTTCACTGGCGGAATCAAAAACAGATGGCACCAACTCGGTGCAAAAAAAGCTTTCTCAGCAAACCCGTATACTGAATCTTCCCGCTCGATCGTCAGGGAAAAGCAGTAG
- a CDS encoding M1 family aminopeptidase: MKGSSSTVRLAQQNVRDFAVVITKDYKVKRGKVGNTDVNVWYRQEMEDVVDELLAAAQKGLHFFNEKFGPYAYPEVDVVLGESGHGIAGMEYPGLVTSLDRVSTRDGEEAAVNVVVHELAHQWWYGMVGNNQVKEPWLDEGLTTFSESLYMSEVEGRPEQPLFKKAVMSSEQVHAKKGLTVVQPVYAYPEQLYALMVYVRPAAMLWDLSEQIGLEKVVDILHAYFDQYRGKTATTEDFMRVASEVSGKDLEPFFNQWLYFK; the protein is encoded by the coding sequence TTGAAGGGCTCATCTTCCACCGTTCGTTTGGCCCAACAGAACGTCCGTGATTTTGCCGTTGTGATTACGAAAGACTACAAAGTCAAGAGGGGTAAAGTGGGGAATACGGACGTAAACGTCTGGTACCGACAGGAGATGGAGGACGTCGTGGACGAGTTGTTGGCCGCAGCCCAAAAAGGCCTGCATTTTTTTAATGAGAAATTTGGCCCATACGCCTATCCCGAAGTGGATGTCGTGTTGGGGGAAAGCGGACATGGCATTGCCGGAATGGAGTACCCCGGTCTCGTGACGTCATTAGACCGCGTTTCCACTCGAGACGGCGAAGAGGCCGCCGTGAACGTCGTTGTTCACGAATTGGCGCACCAGTGGTGGTACGGAATGGTCGGAAACAATCAGGTGAAAGAACCGTGGCTGGACGAGGGGTTGACGACTTTCTCTGAATCGCTGTACATGAGTGAAGTCGAAGGACGACCAGAGCAACCGTTGTTCAAGAAGGCAGTGATGAGCAGTGAACAAGTACACGCCAAAAAAGGGTTGACTGTCGTCCAACCGGTATACGCCTATCCGGAACAGCTGTACGCACTGATGGTGTACGTCCGCCCGGCTGCCATGTTGTGGGATTTGAGCGAACAAATCGGTTTGGAGAAAGTGGTGGACATCCTACACGCGTACTTTGACCAATACCGGGGCAAAACGGCGACGACGGAAGATTTTATGCGAGTCGCCAGTGAGGTGAGCGGCAAAGATCTAGAGCCGTTCTTCAATCAGTGGCTGTACTTTAAATGA
- a CDS encoding deoxyguanosinetriphosphate triphosphohydrolase has product MIGIRQRTEQWEREHLSEYACLSSESRGRDRPIEPCPIRTEFQRDRDRIIHSRAFRRLKQKTQVFIIPEGDHYRTRLTHTLEVAQISRTIARGLRLNEDLTEAICMGHDLGHPPFGHAGEEVLNNIHPGGFRHNEQSVRVVEKLEGGTGLNLTWEVRDGILHHTGKHDASTLEGRIVKIADRIAYVNHDIDDAVRSGILSGEDLPKECISVLGETHGARIHTLVSDVILTSEGTGEIRLSKEVSEALNELRSFLFKNVYLDSEAKRDENKAKEIVAYVYRYFTTRPEQLRQFYSYYTEDQPIEETVKDFVAGMTDRYLINLYRQLTLPKPWAFL; this is encoded by the coding sequence GTGATAGGGATTCGTCAAAGAACGGAGCAGTGGGAGCGTGAACATTTGTCCGAGTACGCCTGTCTCAGTTCCGAATCCCGTGGCCGCGACCGCCCGATCGAGCCGTGCCCGATTCGGACCGAATTTCAGCGGGATCGGGACCGCATCATTCACTCTCGGGCGTTTAGGCGGTTGAAGCAAAAAACGCAAGTGTTCATTATACCGGAGGGGGACCACTACCGCACCCGTTTGACCCATACGCTAGAAGTGGCGCAAATTTCGCGCACTATTGCCAGAGGGCTGCGGCTGAATGAAGACTTGACAGAAGCGATTTGCATGGGTCACGACTTAGGGCACCCCCCTTTTGGACACGCAGGAGAAGAAGTGCTGAACAACATTCACCCCGGGGGATTTCGTCACAATGAACAAAGTGTGCGGGTGGTTGAAAAACTGGAAGGCGGCACAGGGTTAAACTTAACGTGGGAAGTGCGTGACGGAATCCTCCACCACACGGGGAAGCACGATGCCAGCACGTTGGAAGGTCGGATCGTGAAAATTGCCGACCGAATCGCCTATGTCAATCACGACATCGACGACGCCGTTCGCAGCGGCATCTTAAGCGGTGAAGACTTGCCAAAAGAGTGTATCTCCGTGCTTGGAGAAACGCACGGTGCACGCATCCACACGTTGGTTTCAGACGTCATTTTAACGAGCGAGGGAACGGGGGAAATTCGACTATCGAAAGAAGTGAGCGAAGCGTTAAACGAACTGCGGTCGTTTTTGTTTAAGAACGTGTACCTCGATTCTGAAGCTAAAAGAGACGAAAACAAAGCGAAAGAAATCGTGGCTTACGTCTACCGCTATTTTACTACGAGACCGGAGCAGTTGCGACAATTTTACTCATATTATACCGAAGACCAACCTATTGAGGAAACGGTGAAAGACTTTGTCGCCGGGATGACGGACCGCTACTTAATCAACTTGTACCGTCAGTTGACACTGCCTAAGCCGTGGGCTTTCCTTTAA
- the rpoD gene encoding RNA polymerase sigma factor RpoD, whose translation MANDQNTGSEGDMSLEQVKEHLLNVGKKRGALTYKEVMDQLSPFEQDSEQVDEFFEFLSEQGIDVTNDEDDILNHQAEDEEDLLDDDLSVPPGVKINDPVRMYLKEIGRVPLLTAEEEIELAKRIEQGDEEAKRRLAEANLRLVVSIAKRYVGRGMLFLDLIQEGNMGLIKAVEKFDYDKGFKFSTYATWWIRQAITRAIADQARTIRIPVHMVETINKLIRVSRQLLQELGREPTPEEIAEEMDLTPDKVREIIKIAQEPVSLETPIGEEDDSHLGDFIEDQDVLAPADAAAYELLKEQLEDVLDTLTEREENVLRLRFGLDDGRTRTLEEVGKVFGVTRERIRQIEAKALRKLRHPSRSKRLKDFLE comes from the coding sequence TTGGCAAACGATCAAAATACAGGGTCTGAAGGTGACATGTCCCTTGAGCAAGTGAAGGAACACTTACTCAATGTGGGTAAAAAGCGTGGAGCACTCACTTATAAAGAAGTGATGGATCAGCTCTCTCCCTTCGAACAGGATTCGGAACAAGTGGATGAGTTTTTTGAGTTTTTAAGTGAACAAGGCATAGACGTTACGAACGACGAAGACGACATCCTCAACCACCAAGCAGAGGACGAGGAAGATCTCCTGGACGATGACTTGAGTGTTCCGCCGGGGGTGAAAATTAACGATCCGGTCCGCATGTACTTGAAAGAAATTGGACGCGTCCCCCTCTTGACGGCGGAAGAAGAAATTGAATTGGCAAAACGCATCGAGCAGGGTGACGAAGAGGCCAAACGGCGTCTCGCTGAGGCTAATTTGCGACTCGTCGTCAGTATCGCCAAACGATACGTCGGCCGTGGGATGTTGTTCCTCGACTTGATCCAAGAAGGGAACATGGGCTTGATCAAGGCCGTTGAAAAATTCGATTACGATAAAGGGTTCAAATTCAGCACTTATGCGACGTGGTGGATCCGGCAGGCTATCACGCGGGCTATTGCCGATCAAGCGCGTACGATTCGCATTCCCGTCCACATGGTTGAAACGATTAATAAATTGATTCGCGTATCCCGTCAGCTTCTGCAAGAGTTGGGGCGCGAGCCGACCCCTGAAGAAATTGCGGAAGAGATGGATCTGACGCCGGACAAAGTACGGGAGATCATCAAGATTGCCCAAGAACCGGTATCGCTGGAGACGCCCATCGGGGAAGAGGACGATTCACACCTCGGTGATTTCATCGAAGACCAGGATGTTTTGGCTCCGGCAGATGCAGCTGCTTATGAATTGCTGAAAGAGCAGTTAGAAGACGTGCTGGACACTTTGACAGAACGTGAAGAGAATGTCCTTCGCTTGCGCTTTGGATTGGATGACGGGCGCACGCGTACACTGGAGGAAGTGGGCAAAGTATTCGGTGTGACGCGTGAGCGCATCCGCCAAATCGAAGCAAAGGCACTGCGTAAACTGCGTCACCCAAGTCGCAGTAAACGGTTGAAAGACTTTTTAGAATAA
- a CDS encoding Nif3-like dinuclear metal center hexameric protein yields the protein MFAQGEHIVRIFEQFVPPHLAVKDDPIGLQVGTLRKEIKKVMLALDVTPEVVEEAVRQHVDLIIAHHAVLFRPVRSLRTDTLKGRLYEKLIKHDIAVYIAHTNWDIAHGGVNDVMAEALGLKEKRVLSPVKFQKLKKLVVFVPEQYHDRLLQVLGEAGAGWIGNYSHCTFNLSGTGTFQPMEGSTPFIGKQGTLEKVNEVRIETVVTEDDEQNVIEAMLEAHPYEEVAYDVYPLDLKGETYGLGRVGKLEQAVTLGELAEKVKRTFELPALRVVGHPERSIRRVAVMGGMGSKYLKDAVRERADVYITGDIDFHTAQDALAEGIALIDPGHHVEHIALEPMQKRLSEAIAKTKTVVILSTVNTNPFRYV from the coding sequence ATGTTTGCCCAGGGCGAACACATCGTCCGCATCTTCGAACAGTTCGTCCCGCCACATTTAGCGGTAAAAGACGATCCCATCGGATTACAGGTGGGGACCCTGCGGAAAGAAATAAAAAAAGTGATGCTCGCGTTAGACGTTACGCCGGAAGTCGTGGAGGAGGCGGTTCGTCAGCATGTCGACCTCATTATTGCCCACCATGCCGTCCTATTTCGTCCCGTTCGTTCCCTTCGCACCGATACGCTCAAAGGGCGTCTGTACGAAAAGCTGATCAAACACGACATCGCCGTCTACATCGCCCATACGAACTGGGACATCGCGCACGGCGGTGTGAATGACGTCATGGCTGAAGCTCTAGGCCTTAAAGAAAAGCGCGTGCTGTCACCGGTAAAGTTCCAGAAGCTGAAAAAGCTCGTCGTCTTTGTCCCGGAACAGTACCACGACCGCCTGCTTCAAGTGTTGGGAGAAGCTGGCGCCGGGTGGATCGGAAACTACAGTCACTGTACGTTCAACCTGTCGGGGACAGGCACGTTTCAACCGATGGAAGGCTCCACTCCTTTTATCGGAAAACAGGGAACGTTGGAAAAAGTAAACGAGGTCCGCATTGAGACGGTAGTGACCGAAGATGACGAGCAAAACGTCATTGAAGCGATGCTGGAGGCACATCCGTACGAGGAAGTGGCGTACGATGTATACCCCCTCGATTTAAAAGGCGAAACGTACGGGCTGGGCCGCGTCGGCAAACTTGAACAAGCGGTGACACTCGGTGAGTTAGCCGAAAAGGTAAAACGGACATTTGAGCTGCCGGCACTGCGCGTTGTCGGCCATCCCGAGCGGAGTATTCGCCGTGTCGCCGTAATGGGAGGCATGGGTTCAAAATATTTAAAAGACGCTGTCAGGGAAAGGGCGGACGTCTACATCACGGGAGATATTGACTTTCACACGGCACAGGACGCTCTGGCAGAGGGAATCGCCCTCATTGATCCGGGTCACCACGTCGAACACATCGCCCTTGAGCCGATGCAAAAGCGTTTGTCAGAAGCGATTGCGAAAACGAAAACAGTCGTTATCTTGTCGACAGTGAACACAAATCCGTTTCGTTACGTGTGA
- a CDS encoding DUF2294 domain-containing protein, which translates to MGDSKRGRELQFANLVRSYRKNHIGKGPEKIKITFSGNWAIAHMSGNLSPVERFIASSEQGRMMIWQARTHMIKELYSQTRPKEMEELVGAKFVQLFTDINVEKDETVSVFVFDRPIDGSDTMHTI; encoded by the coding sequence ATGGGAGATTCGAAGCGGGGGCGAGAGTTGCAATTTGCCAACCTGGTTCGGTCTTACCGAAAAAATCACATCGGAAAGGGACCGGAGAAAATTAAAATCACGTTTTCCGGAAATTGGGCCATCGCTCACATGAGCGGCAACCTAAGTCCGGTAGAACGGTTTATCGCCAGCTCCGAACAAGGGCGGATGATGATTTGGCAGGCGCGCACTCACATGATAAAGGAGTTGTACAGTCAAACGCGGCCGAAGGAGATGGAAGAGCTCGTCGGGGCTAAGTTCGTCCAACTGTTCACAGACATTAACGTAGAAAAAGACGAGACCGTCTCCGTGTTTGTCTTTGACCGGCCGATTGACGGCAGCGATACAATGCACACCATCTAA
- a CDS encoding DUF5819 family protein: MKKRRRLFSLVVVNVLLIVFLTVHTVLLVFDTGPTNPLSVQVNRYSTYYIDPLFTQNWHLFAPEPLTVNYNLLLQVKLKKGSELARGEWIDITSPMKNLNRSNVLTPFNRMLRIGDSLINKYFNGNHEDVVYKLKNKNTDEKIDEEIKKMEDKVRKKAEEEIFKFASSYAKSLYPERDIDSIKVMIEAVEPVPFSKRNEKNYEPERRYVEFDWQPIDSEVVAFK, encoded by the coding sequence ATGAAAAAAAGACGGCGGCTGTTCTCCTTGGTCGTGGTTAATGTACTGCTTATCGTGTTCTTAACCGTTCATACCGTCTTGCTGGTATTCGATACAGGACCGACAAATCCCTTATCTGTTCAAGTCAATCGGTATTCAACTTATTACATTGACCCTTTGTTTACACAGAACTGGCACTTGTTTGCTCCTGAGCCTTTAACCGTCAATTACAACCTCCTTTTACAAGTAAAACTCAAAAAAGGTTCGGAACTGGCTAGAGGTGAGTGGATCGATATAACCAGTCCAATGAAAAATTTAAATCGATCCAACGTTTTGACTCCCTTTAACAGAATGCTGAGAATAGGGGACAGTTTAATCAACAAATATTTTAACGGCAATCATGAAGACGTCGTATACAAACTGAAAAACAAGAATACGGACGAAAAAATCGACGAGGAAATTAAAAAAATGGAAGATAAAGTCCGCAAAAAGGCAGAAGAGGAAATATTCAAATTTGCATCCTCATACGCAAAATCGTTGTATCCGGAGCGAGATATTGACTCCATTAAAGTGATGATAGAAGCTGTCGAGCCTGTTCCCTTTTCCAAGAGAAATGAGAAGAACTACGAACCTGAACGGCGGTATGTCGAGTTTGACTGGCAACCTATCGATTCAGAAGTCGTCGCTTTTAAATAG
- a CDS encoding tRNA (adenine(22)-N(1))-methyltransferase encodes MKGRGGLLTSKRLLETAHRVLENAPVADIGTDHALLPCYLVANDFVPTAVAVEVNEGPYRMARRHVKKYGLGGRISVRHGDGLTVVKPGEVATVVVAGMGGALIADILSRGKDVLKQTKRLVLQPNSVAQKVRRWMMDEGWQLTDEELVFENGHFYDILVAEPGKPTLPYVDAHSDAPLSFLLEIGPLLWRRRHPLLRQKCEREIEKWERILDQIPEGSERRSEVENRIQNWKELILCLPRANTSSASSNSSSRHI; translated from the coding sequence TTGAAAGGGAGAGGCGGCTTGCTGACATCCAAGCGTTTGCTGGAGACGGCGCACCGGGTACTGGAAAACGCGCCAGTAGCGGACATCGGAACAGACCACGCTTTGCTGCCCTGTTACTTAGTGGCGAACGACTTCGTTCCAACAGCTGTTGCAGTAGAAGTGAATGAAGGACCGTACCGAATGGCCCGCCGCCACGTAAAAAAGTACGGACTGGGTGGGCGAATCAGCGTACGGCACGGCGACGGTTTAACAGTCGTCAAACCAGGTGAAGTGGCAACCGTTGTCGTAGCCGGAATGGGAGGGGCGCTGATCGCAGACATTTTGTCCCGCGGAAAGGACGTCCTGAAGCAGACTAAGCGCCTCGTGCTGCAGCCAAACAGTGTGGCACAAAAAGTGCGGCGGTGGATGATGGACGAGGGATGGCAGCTGACCGATGAAGAACTCGTATTCGAGAACGGTCATTTTTATGACATTTTGGTAGCAGAGCCGGGAAAGCCGACACTCCCTTACGTGGACGCTCATTCCGATGCCCCGCTCTCCTTTTTGCTGGAGATCGGGCCGCTGCTCTGGCGGAGGAGACATCCGCTTCTGCGCCAAAAGTGTGAGAGAGAAATCGAGAAATGGGAACGCATTTTGGATCAAATCCCGGAAGGTAGCGAAAGGCGTTCTGAAGTGGAGAACCGGATTCAAAATTGGAAGGAGCTGATCTTATGTTTGCCCAGGGCGAACACATCGTCCGCATCTTCGAACAGTTCGTCCCGCCACATTTAG
- a CDS encoding serine hydrolase — protein MFGVLVTVTFILIFIIGIPFYLKAKDLKKDETDVLNFVREHPDKCSLYLIENDETVIDYHSEKLMPLASSVKIIVAVEFSKQVVDGRLDPNQMISLSELDKFYIPRTDGGAHDKWLQSLGDNVVDGHVSLYDVASGMIQFSSNANTEFLIDLLGVDNINARMKLLGIEDHSDIYYFTSSFLLPAAMKHEKKLSNAETIHLINSMDREQYGSYCKKIHQQLRDERDQLLNHLEKHLHNPKFERIISDRLPASTAKEYALLMNKIHSESILSGEGLSVLRHLLESHSYRSDKILRIGAKGGSTRYVATIALYAERVDNHRYALAFFVHDPDGVEITWVQQKFSLFVKKLLEDRQFKAKVQSQLV, from the coding sequence GTGTTTGGCGTATTGGTGACTGTAACGTTCATTCTCATTTTTATAATCGGAATTCCCTTTTATTTAAAAGCAAAAGATTTAAAAAAAGACGAGACAGACGTGTTAAATTTCGTAAGAGAACACCCTGACAAGTGCTCGCTCTACCTGATAGAGAACGATGAAACAGTCATCGATTATCACTCTGAAAAATTAATGCCACTCGCCAGCAGTGTCAAAATCATCGTAGCCGTTGAATTTTCAAAACAGGTGGTGGACGGTCGACTTGACCCAAACCAAATGATCAGCCTATCTGAATTAGATAAATTTTACATACCTCGCACAGATGGCGGAGCACACGATAAATGGTTGCAGAGCTTGGGAGACAATGTCGTTGACGGCCACGTCAGCCTGTATGACGTAGCGAGCGGCATGATACAGTTCAGCTCCAATGCGAACACGGAATTTTTGATTGACCTGTTAGGGGTCGACAACATTAACGCCAGGATGAAACTGCTGGGAATCGAAGATCACAGCGACATCTACTATTTTACGTCTTCCTTTTTGTTGCCGGCAGCGATGAAACACGAAAAAAAACTGTCTAATGCAGAAACGATTCACCTGATTAACAGCATGGATCGCGAACAATACGGCTCGTACTGCAAAAAAATCCATCAACAACTGAGGGATGAACGGGACCAGCTCCTAAACCACCTCGAAAAACACTTACACAATCCAAAATTTGAAAGGATTATATCAGACCGTTTACCCGCATCAACGGCGAAAGAATACGCTTTATTAATGAACAAGATCCATAGTGAATCAATCTTATCCGGAGAAGGGCTATCCGTTTTACGCCACTTACTGGAAAGTCATTCTTACCGTTCAGACAAAATTTTGAGAATAGGGGCAAAAGGCGGGAGTACGCGGTATGTGGCAACGATTGCTTTGTATGCGGAGAGAGTCGACAACCACCGATATGCCCTCGCTTTTTTTGTTCACGATCCAGACGGCGTTGAGATAACGTGGGTGCAACAAAAGTTTTCGCTGTTTGTAAAAAAACTCTTAGAAGATCGACAGTTTAAGGCCAAAGTACAATCCCAACTCGTTTAA
- a CDS encoding pyruvate, water dikinase regulatory protein, whose protein sequence is MTDEKALQSPIVYVISDSIGETAEFVVRAAASQFNGGDVQVRRVPYVDSQEAIDEIVQAAQEDGAMIAFTIVIPELQQYLIEQADERNVRYVDIMGPMLTALESAYNRPPRREPGLVRKLDEDYFRRVEAIEFAVKYDDGRDPRGLLHADVVLIGVSRTSKTPLSMYLAHKRLKVANVPLVPEVEPPEELFRISHKKIIGLTIEASHLNRIRRERLKALGLTSDANYASVERIQHELEYSDRVMKRLGCTVINVSTKAVEETANMILDLIRQGRTR, encoded by the coding sequence ATGACGGATGAAAAAGCTTTACAGTCACCGATCGTCTATGTCATTTCGGATTCCATTGGGGAGACGGCGGAATTCGTCGTTCGTGCCGCGGCCAGCCAATTTAACGGCGGCGATGTACAAGTTCGCCGTGTCCCTTACGTCGACAGTCAAGAAGCTATTGACGAAATTGTACAGGCAGCTCAAGAGGACGGAGCGATGATTGCCTTTACGATCGTCATACCGGAACTGCAACAGTACCTAATAGAACAAGCAGACGAACGAAATGTGCGTTACGTCGATATCATGGGGCCGATGCTCACGGCCTTGGAATCTGCCTACAACCGCCCTCCGAGGAGAGAACCGGGTCTTGTGCGCAAGCTCGACGAGGATTACTTCCGCAGAGTGGAAGCGATAGAGTTTGCAGTCAAATACGACGACGGCCGCGACCCGCGCGGACTGTTGCATGCCGACGTCGTCCTCATCGGCGTTTCGCGCACGTCGAAGACGCCGCTCTCCATGTACTTGGCGCACAAACGACTGAAAGTGGCGAACGTTCCCCTCGTTCCAGAAGTGGAGCCGCCGGAAGAACTTTTTCGCATTTCGCACAAAAAGATTATCGGGTTGACGATTGAAGCGTCACACTTGAACCGCATTCGCCGTGAGCGGTTGAAGGCCCTCGGTCTAACGTCTGACGCCAACTATGCGAGTGTCGAACGCATTCAGCACGAACTCGAATATTCTGATCGGGTGATGAAACGCCTCGGATGTACCGTCATCAATGTGTCGACAAAGGCCGTTGAGGAGACAGCCAACATGATTCTCGACCTGATTCGACAGGGGCGAACCCGTTAG
- the dnaG gene encoding DNA primase, with translation MAGFIPDEIVERIRDECDILDLAGRYVHLKKKGRYYFGLCPFHSERTPSFSVDPEKQIFHCFGCGAGGDIYTLKMNLENLTFAEAVREIANEVGIAIPDQNEAEGDVSHARRKKSKILEALDLAAKFYRYVLQESVYGTKARDYVASRAFSPKVQEEFQLGFAPGSWDSLWRFLTRRGIDEAVLQEAGLVMPRQNGRGSYDRFRQRLMFPIHDTQGRVIGFGGRVIGEGEPKYLNSPETPLFNKSRTLFNLHRARKAIRQKQEVVLFEGYVDVITAWQAGIHHCVASLGTSLTEEQALLIRRNSENVIICFDADSAGEDAALRGLDVLKKQGCSVKVAQMPSNTDPDDYIRQYGGRRFGKTLWRQPFR, from the coding sequence ATGGCGGGGTTTATTCCCGACGAGATCGTCGAACGCATCCGGGATGAGTGCGACATCTTAGATTTGGCAGGTAGATACGTCCACTTGAAGAAAAAAGGGCGTTACTACTTCGGTTTGTGTCCCTTTCATTCGGAAAGGACCCCGTCTTTCTCGGTTGATCCGGAAAAACAGATTTTTCACTGTTTCGGTTGTGGTGCTGGCGGGGACATCTATACGTTGAAGATGAATTTGGAAAATTTGACATTTGCCGAGGCAGTACGTGAGATAGCGAACGAGGTCGGCATTGCCATACCGGATCAAAACGAAGCAGAAGGAGATGTTTCGCACGCGAGGCGGAAAAAAAGCAAAATACTAGAAGCCCTTGACCTCGCAGCTAAGTTTTACCGCTACGTACTCCAGGAGAGTGTCTACGGAACGAAGGCTCGTGATTACGTTGCATCACGTGCCTTTTCTCCGAAAGTTCAAGAAGAGTTCCAACTCGGTTTTGCCCCTGGTTCGTGGGACAGTTTATGGCGCTTTTTAACGCGGCGCGGAATCGACGAGGCCGTTTTACAGGAAGCTGGTTTAGTGATGCCTAGACAAAACGGCCGCGGGTCCTACGATCGTTTTCGGCAACGGCTCATGTTTCCGATTCACGACACGCAAGGCAGGGTGATCGGTTTTGGGGGAAGAGTCATCGGAGAAGGGGAACCGAAGTACTTGAACAGCCCGGAAACACCTTTGTTCAACAAGAGCCGCACCCTTTTTAACTTACATCGTGCGAGAAAAGCGATCCGTCAAAAACAGGAAGTTGTGTTGTTTGAAGGGTATGTCGATGTCATTACCGCATGGCAGGCAGGCATTCACCATTGCGTAGCTTCGCTGGGGACGTCGTTGACAGAAGAACAGGCGCTTCTCATTAGGCGTAACAGCGAAAATGTCATTATTTGTTTTGACGCGGACAGTGCAGGAGAAGATGCGGCCTTGAGGGGGTTGGATGTGCTCAAGAAACAAGGTTGTTCGGTAAAAGTCGCCCAGATGCCTTCAAACACAGATCCCGATGATTACATTCGGCAATACGGGGGGAGGCGTTTCGGCAAAACATTATGGCGGCAGCCATTCCGTTAA